One genomic segment of Gasterosteus aculeatus chromosome 6, fGasAcu3.hap1.1, whole genome shotgun sequence includes these proteins:
- the LOC120820926 gene encoding uncharacterized protein LOC120820926: MSGDSKSRLFSESLVLDDSEEGDDKMAARSGLQAGDEIVAATIHLDHFNQGEVLKILKVLEPYDKNMVVLTKKQLGASADLGSFGLVRNDSGKMLNFKKDLSLDASLDGLSGKLNASQGLGGEIGGPTLNGDLPSLSLSKPSADASAKFPMPSLGLNGPDIKGDLDGTLKAPNDSVFPKINTKSASLDLEKPKIKTDNLKYKAPKFTMPHFNLPQLKTPKADMHVSGDTSLPSSDFSLNTPKINGDLSAPDVDINLPKTDNKSFDLDVQTPNPDIDASSGKFWTNFRKKPKVHSPKAGLDLDANLNTPHVDPSLSKMEVPDFDINLPKAELDMQTPNIDVDAPSGKTNWLNWKWKNPKLQGPKADLDTDISVSDVLTPTIEGDINVPNTELNLPKADLSSPNVDFQAPDINAPSGKINWPHLKWKKNKLHGPKADMDLSADLSTPDVDLTAPKIDGALSTPDVDLNLPRADVDVKAPETGKLRFPTLKKGKFLLSGPKVKSSLIDVDAEAPDLNLSPKASLDGPDVDLNLPQADVKAPNVDIAGQSEKFKWTLKKPKGSVSNWSLKAPQINGEMKAPDLPRADLKGPELGIDTPDCDNSGKLKWFNLKKPKFGTPRGPKGDIDVDVKVPQMDLNGVDGVNMSAPKIKTPKLNMADPHLGINGPDTNYDINLPKSNVVAPNVDLKATDLTLSAPKIDFNAPDLDINVPKADLKGPHIDLQTPGIDTPAGKLKLPKINLSGFGRKGLEVKGPNLNVDAENVNLPDVNLKLPKAAVKTPCLNPIKGDLCTPDLDLDAALNKNVDLSGPKTTISVPNINVPTLDTKGSHLNLNLPQADVTGPSFDLKAPDLSLSPQKFAAPKIDTKVPKTELEAPVTLKAPNMDINLPTADLKGPDTQLKTPDLNVDSHLGDFNFPHFKHPKFGLENPKLEVPSVSTAVENGIEAPKVNMVTPINTPELDITAEADAEVKGTPKSRIKWPFKWGLKSGTESNEEESGDESETVVSNADLEVPVFKMHKLPRNNLDGIGGTEDILSVSKLDSEAKDYIVSKGIRLPIVNPTTTAGEKIDIRQRLKMATEKSATANISTTEATRHTLNVNTSANTDSLVRGGTFKVDKPESIVGLVAPEIFIPDQHDKLSLSLSNMLGLNVKDSDAD; the protein is encoded by the exons ATG AGCGGAGACAGCAAGAGTAGACTTTTCTCAGAAAGTCTGGTCCTAGACGACTCCGAGGAAGGAGATGACAAAATGGCTGCAAGAAGTGGCCTACAAGCAG GGGATGAGATTGTTGCAGCCACGATACATCTAGACCACTTCAACCAAGGTGAAGTCTTGAAGATCCTTAAGGTCTTGGAGCCATATGATAAAAATATGGTGGTTCTGACAAAGAAGCAGCTGGGTGCCAGTGCTGACCTTGGCTCCTTTGGATTAGTACGCAATGACTCTGGAAAG ATGCTCAACTTTAAAAAGGATCTGTCACTGGATGCTTCCCTTGACGGCCTGAGTGGAAAGCTAAATGCTTCACAGGGCTTGGGGGGTGAAATAGGTGGTCCTACTCTCAATGGAGACCTTCCCAGTCTCAGTTTAAGTAAGCCCTCAGCTGATGCCAGTGCCAAATTCCCAATGCCCTCTCTTGGGCTGAATGGACCAGATATAAAAGGAGATCTAGATGGCACCCTTAAAGCACCTAATGACAGTGTCTTTCCCAAGATCAACACCAAAAGTGCCTCACTCGACCTCGAGAAACCAAAAATCAAGACAGACAACCTGAAATACAAGGCCCCAAAATTCACAATGCCACACTTCAATCTCCCTCAACTCAAAACACCAAAAGCAGACATGCATGTTTCTGGTGATACAAGTCTCCCTTCCAGTGATTTCAGCCTCAACACACCAAAGATCAATGGGGATCTCAGTGCACCAGATGTTGACATCAACTTACCCAAAACTGACAACAAAAGCTTTGATCTAGATGTTCAAACCCCAAATCCTGACATTGATGCCTCATCTGGTAAATTCTGGACTAATTTTAGGAAAAAACCCAAAGTTCATAGCCCTAAAGCTGGTCTGGACTTGGATGCAAACCTAAACACACCACATGTTGATCCCTCTCTTTCAAAAATGGAGGTCCCAGATTTTGACATAAATTTGCCGAAGGCTGAGCTAGACATGCAAACCCCAAACATTGATGTGGATGCTCCATCTGGTAAAACCAACTGGCTAAATTGGAAATGGAAGAACCCAAAACTTCAAGGCCCCAAAGCAGACCTAGACACAGACATAAGCGTATCCGATGTTTTAACTCCAACAATTGAGGGTGACATTAATGTACCAAATACTGAGCTGAATCTCCCAAAAGCTGACCTTAGCAGCCCCAATGTAGACTTTCAGGCACCAGACATTAATGCTCCATCAGGGAAAATAAACTGGCCTCATctgaagtggaaaaaaaacaaacttcatgGTCCCAAAGCTGATATGGACCTTAGTGCAGATCTGAGCACACCAGATGTAGATCTCACAGCTCCTAAAATTGACGGTGCGTTAAGCACACCTGATGTTGATCTGAATTTACCGAGAGCTGATGTTGATGTTAAAGCACCAGAGACTGGCAAACTCAGGTTCCCCACACTCAAAAAGGGCAAGTTCCTGCTTTCTGGGCCAAAGGTGAAAAGCTCATTGATTGACGTTGATGCTGAAGCCCCTGACCTCAATCTCTCTCCTAAAGCATCCCTTGATGGACCCGATGTTGATTTGAATCTACCCCAAGCTGATGTTAAAGCCCCAAATGTCGACATTGCGGGTCAATCTGAGAAGTTCAAATGGACTTTAAAAAAGCCAAAGGGTTcagtctccaattggagtctcAAAGCTCCACAGATTAATGGTGAGATGAAAGCACCAGATCTACCCAGAGCTGACCTGAAAGGCCCAGAGTTGGGCATTGATACTCCCGATTGTGACAATTCTGGAAAATTGAAATGGTTCAACTTGAAGAAACCCAAATTTGGTACACCAAGGGGTCCAAAGGGTGACATTGATGTTGATGTGAAGGTACCACAAATGGACCTCAACGGGGTTGACGGGGTGAACATGAGCGCCCCAAAAATCAAGACTCCAAAACTCAATATGGCAGATCCGCATTTGGGTATTAACGGTCCAGATACCAACTATGACATTAACCTTCCTAAAAGCAATGTGGTTGCACCTAATGTAGACCTTAAAGCAACAGATCTCACCTTGTCTGCACCGAAAATAGATTTTAATGCCCCAGATCTTGACATTAATGTCCCAAAGGCTGATCTGAAAGGTCCTCACATAGACCTTCAAACTCCAGGCATTGATACCCCAGCTGGAAAATTAAAGCTACCCAAAATAAATCTTTCAGGGTTTGGCCGGAAAGGGCTAGAGGTAAAAGGACCCAATCTTAATGTGGATGCTGAAAATGTCAATCTTCCTGATGTAAATCTTAAATTGCCAAAAGCTGCTGTCAAAACGCCTTGCTTGAATCCAATTAAAGGAGATCTCTGCACTCCAGATCTAGATCTGGATGCTGCTcttaacaaaaatgtggatcttTCTGGCCCCAAAACAACCATCAGTGTACCAAACATCAATGTTCCTACCCTGGATACTAAAGGTTCACATCTCAACCTTAATTTGCCTCAAGCTGATGTAACAGGGCCCAGTTTTGATCTAAAAGCACCAGATCTCAGCCTGTCTCCACAAAAATTCGCAGCACCAAAAATAGACACCAAAGTGCCAAAAACTGAGCTGGAAGCACCTGTCACACTGAAAGCTCCAAACATGGATATTAACCTGCCAACAGCAGACCTCAAAGGACCTGACACGCAGTTAAAAACACCAGATTTAAATGTTGATTCACATCTCGGTGATTTCAATTTTCCTCATTTCAAGCATCCAAAATTTGGTCTTGAAAATCCCAAACTAGAAGTTCCTAGTGTTAGTACCGCAGTGGAGAATGGAATTGAGGCCCCAAAGGTCAACATGGTCACTCCTATCAACACACCGGAACTTGATATCACAGCTGAAGCAGATGCTGAAGTCAAAGGTACTCCGAAGAGTAGGATAAAATGGCCTTTCAAATGGGGATTAAAGTCTGGAACAGAAAGCAATGAAGAGGAAAGTGGTGATGAGTCTGAAACTGTTGTGTCTAATGCCGATTTGGAGGTTCCTGTATTCAAAATGCACAAACTGCCCAGGAACAATCTTGATGGCATTGGAGGAACTGAGGATATTTTAAGCGTATCGAAACTTGACTCAGAGGCAAAGGATTACATCGTCAGCAAAGGGATCCGCTTGCCAATAGTAAATCCTACAACAACAGCAGGAGAAAAAATTGACATTAGGCAGAGACTAAAAATGGCCACAGAAAAATCGGCGACAGCTAACATCTCAACAACTGAAGCAACAAGACACACTCTTAATGTCAATACATCTGCAAACACAGATTCTTTAGTGAGAGGAGGTACTTTCAAAGTAGACAAGCCGGAGTCCATAGTGGGTCTGGTAGCCCCTGAAATTTTTATCCCAGATCAACATGACAAATTGTCTTTGAGCCTCTCCAATATGCTTGGCCTTAATGTTAAGGATTCAGACGCTGACTGA
- the exo1 gene encoding exonuclease 1, protein MLNQRGSSQQQKMGISGLLQFIKDAAEPVSVKKYKGQTVAVDTYCWLHKGAFSCAEKLAKGEPTDQYVWYCMKFVEMLLAFGVKPVLVFDGRNLPSKKEVEKSRRERREANLQKGRQLLRDGKLSEARDCFTRCINITPTMAHNLIKVARARGVDCVVAPYEADAQLAFLTRSGLAQAVITEDSDLLAFGCKKVILKMDKQGNGLEIDQSNMGRCQSLGNIFTEEKFRYMCILSGCDYLASLHGIGLGKACKLLRLARDPDILKVIRKMGQYLKMNLVIPEEYIEGFVKANNTFLYQLVFDPVRRKVVPLNKYPEHIDPATLSYAGLNLGDDKGLQMALGNLDINTMERIDNFSPDKPLPQPSKPCSHRWNHSAAPTGPSIWSGGVKQAAVAPSMSSVSPGRPPPTRGKERIISLVGLKRSARELQGKRAREDSSVSDQDVLQQYSSSGHKRSKSDQHPDTPTLTSPPRPRNCFSTLLQRRNQHAEEDSLTRSRFFSSSTSAASRITKEDLPQPEEPTAGSPTTLIENDVPDIPSVDTPSPPASPSTTSPSTASQGPRLFLWSGSSSTTDQSIMPKSSSGLAALQQFQYKKESVSFSTKTVSPSRPTADGTSVQRDLQDSPPSQDSAYFSQPHLTSCRKEEMLVDRFPSSSQEDAKTMEMNSSKDSESVQSPTHLTECDQKAAVLRSKVSGLSKPKSSSQGQSAKARPLGPARASGLRRRSAGSSSNNENDPGVQPTISSLWKNFSFQKNCQKIVACKKGEPMSPVKDNLQASSPQTDKNIIISF, encoded by the exons ATGCTGAATCAGCGTGGCTCCTCTCAGCAGCAGAAAATGGGAATCTCTGGACTGCTGCAGTTCATTAAAGATGCTGCGGAGCCCGTCAGCGTGAAGAAATACAAAGGCCAGACTGTGGCTGTGGACACATACTGTTGGTTGCATAAAGGAGCATTTTCATGTGCTGAGAAACTCGCTAAAGGAGAACCAACTGACCA GTATGTGTGGTACTGCATGAAATTTGTGGAAATGCTTTTGGCCTTCGGTGTCAAACCAGTTCTGGTGTTTGATGGACGCAATCTGCCTTCAAAAAAAGAAGTGGAAAAGTCTCGCAGAGA GCGTAGAGAAGCCAACCTTCAGAAAGGGCGACAGCTTCTACGTGATGGCAAACTGTCTGAGGCCAGAGACTGTTTTACCCGCTGTATCAACATCACCCCAACCATGGCTCATAACCTTATTAAG GTTGCTAGGGCGAGAGGTGTGGACTGTGTTGTGGCGCCATATGAGGCTGATGCTCAGTTAGCCTTCCTCACTCGATCTGGCTTGGCCCAGGCTGTCATCACAGAAGACTCTGACCTGCTGGCATTCGGATGCAAAAAG GTGATCCTCAAGATGGACAAGCAGGGAAATGGCCTGGAGATCGACCAAAGCAACATGGGCCGCTGCCAGTCTCTGGGAAACATTTTCACTGAGGAGAAGTTTCGCTACATGTGTATCCTCTCTGGATGCGATTATCTGGCCTCCTTACATGGCATCGGCCTGGGGAAAGCATGCAAACTGCTGCGACTGGCCAGAGACCCTGATATCCTCAAG GTGATCAGGAAGATGGGCCAATATCTGAAGATGAATCTAGTCATCCCTGAGGAGTACATTGAGGGGTTTGTCAAAGCCAACAACACCTTCCTCTACCAACTGGTGTTTGATCCTGTCAGGAGGAAGGTGGTACCTCTCAACAAGTACCCAGAGCACATCGACCCGGCCACCCTCAGCTACGCTGGACT TAATCTAGGAGATGACAAAGGCTTGCAGATGGCCTTGGGAAACCTTGACATCAACACCATGGAGAGGATAGACAACTTCAGCCCAGATAAACCATTGCCACAG CCTTCTAAACCCTGCAGTCACCGCTGGAACCACTCAGCGGCCCCCACTGGGCCCAGTATCTGGAGTGGAGGCGTAAAGCAGGCAGCAGTTGCCCCGTCCATGTCTTCTGTGTCCCCAGGCAGGCCTCCCCCCACCAGGGGGAAAGAGAGAATCATCAGCCTGGTTGGTCTGAAGCGGTCTGCCAGAGAGCTGCAGGGGAAGAGAGCACGAGAAG ACTCCAGTGTATCAGATCAGGATGTGCTCCAGCAGTACTCGTCCTCCGGTCACAAGCGCTCCAAGTCAGACCAGCATCCAGACACGCCAACATTAACCAGTCCGCCTCGGCCCCGCAACTGCTTCTCCAccctgctgcagaggaggaaccaGCACGCCGAGGAGGACAGCCTCACACGCAGCAG ATTCTTCAGCAGTTCCACTTCAGCAGCCAGTCGGATCACTAAGGAGGATTTACCTCAGCCAGAAGAGCCCACCGCAGGGAGTCCCACTACCCTGATTGAAAATGATGTTCCAGACATTCCATCTGTGGACACCCCCAGCCCGCCTGCCTCCCCCAGCACCACATCCCCCAGCACAGCCAGTCAGGGCCCCAGGCTATTCCTGTGGTCAGGCAGCTCCTCCACGACTGATCAATCGATAATGCCCAAGTCCTCTTCAGGCCTGGCCGCCCTGCAGCAGTTTCAGTATAAGAAGGAGAGTGTTTCCTTTTCCACAAAGACTGTGTCGCCCTCTCGTCCGACCGCTGACGGAACCTCCGTGCAAAGGGACCTTCAAGATTCGCCTCCCTCACAGGACAGCGCCTACTTCTCTCAGCCTCACCTCACTTCCTGCCGAAAAGAGGAAATGCTCGTCGACAGATTTCCCTCCTCCAGCCAGGAGGATGCTAAAACT ATGGAAATGAATTCGAGCAAAGATTCTGAGTCGGTGCAGAGTCCCACACACTTGACAGAGTGCGATCAGAAAGCTGCTGTGCTGAGATCAAAG GTTTCAGGTCTGTCGAAACCAAAGTCCAGCAGCCAGGGTCAGTCAGCGAAGGCGCGCCCGCTGGGCCCAGCCAGGGCCAGCGGGCTGAGGAGGAGGTCTGCGGGTTCTTCCTCCAACAATGAAAACGACCCTGGAGTCCAGCCCACCATCAGCAGCCTCTGGAAGAATTTCAGCTTTCAAAA aaattGCCAGAAGATTGTGGCGTGTAAGAAAGGAGAGCCCATGTCTCCTGTCAAAGACAACCTGCAGGCCAGCTCACCTCAGACAGACAAGAACATAATCATTAGCTTCTGA